One stretch of Lucilia cuprina isolate Lc7/37 chromosome 6, ASM2204524v1, whole genome shotgun sequence DNA includes these proteins:
- the LOC111678036 gene encoding uncharacterized protein C6orf136, producing the protein MYSNTVAFRQSSVRIKDYWSRLEQLICLRRFSSVVGQLPSLPPSNPQDLRPVLSNPGENLNTKALQIKSLRSYSTDKQNPSQPRPPTASDLEHAYSVLSDTLPKLFIQPLDYSIYSPNLEFQNNITGKHTIGLYHYVKQIALLRTVGHLKYAYVKLEVLKITKHPEDFTIKIRWRVRGISGLKVMLNFWKYKLWDLKGVFDSQESWYDGFSVCYLGDNGLIYKHVVDKVMPDQNQEVVESSTIVEPGTMAVSSKIGCSSTANSTASGTK; encoded by the coding sequence ATGTATTCGAATACAGTGGCATTTCGACAATCTTCAGTCAGAATTAAAGATTATTGGAGTCGCCTTGAGCAGTTAATATGTTTGAGACGATTTTCATCTGTTGTTGGGCAACTACCGTCACTCCCTCCCTCTAATCCACAAGATCTCCGGCCGGTTTTAAGCAATCCCggagaaaatttaaatacaaaggCATTACAGATTAAATCACTGCGATCTTATAGCACTGACAAACAAAATCCTTCCCAACCAAGACCACCCACGGCCAGTGATTTGGAACATGCCTATAGTGTACTGAGCGATACACTTCCAAAACTATTCATTCAGCCTTTGGACTACTCAATTTACAGTCCAAACTtggaatttcaaaataatataacaggAAAGCATACAATCGGGTTGTACCATTACGTTAAGCAGATTGCTCTATTACGCACAGTGGGACACTTGAAGTATGCTTATGTCAAATTGGAAGTTCTTAAGATCACCAAACATCCAGAGGACTTTACTATTAAAATTAGATGGCGTGTTCGTGGCATTTCGGGTTTGAAAGTGATGTTGAACTTTTGGAAGTATAAATTGTGGGATTTAAAAGGAGTATTCGATAGTCAGGAATCGTGGTATGATGGTTTCTCCGTTTGTTATTTGGGAGACAATGGTCTTATATATAAGCATGTAGTTGATAAGGTTATGCCGGATCAAAATCAAGAAGTTGTCGAGTCGAGCACTATAGTTGAACCTGGTACAATGGCGGTATCGTCGAAAATTGGCTGCTCATCCACAGCCAACAGCACTGCTAGCGGAACAAAGTAA
- the LOC111678007 gene encoding inner nuclear membrane protein Man1, giving the protein MNDLYFDNLSDVELRQELQKYGFPNMPVTETTRNLLIKRLKNHVLNGSSATKSSRSNRRSLQSSTNSSRKQTSSPGRRTNASPSRRQTIAATVSAATYTNNNVNKNIQEHPTVAVSSNSNRDYYLSNEGRSYLNRDYDSYSNNRPLSSHLTVEDTSYSNSPSNSKYASKLSPKTSPKIYVPPPIMSSDMPHFNASRVDTTTRISREPERTPMRNGKEMPGVVSRLLKLRNITIGRSHTNTPYTPSTTNHFYLSDSDSDSGSPTRYSSSFNRRPNRTFSDNLWNRLNIKNKFKQSSVPYLLITCLGLFFLVLAVLYMTKPPDMPSTMLEKSTTFTLCEDLSSVAKPSINCIDNELLGPSLALNKELIQLLQTNIEAHYCREHSVSPEVTGTEFMKYLYKKRTTDAHKLLKSFHAALYLIEHNPQWKIQILSRRSEGPQQLPDIYKQDIQFGLLKPYLPLKCILFNKMQRFFLIIGSVFLVALLVGAVFVMWRFWNQRRQFRLKTVENFTKEIVKELIHRATLKDETQGEIIVNHLRDKLIPLNKRKSLLWAWNEALQKLEASDSRIQFGCILQNGEEFRTMKWVESILSTSMSSASSSSPSTSALHQDNSDHRLKKKHWQSPAFDNVNKISDPPTPCLKIRHMFDAAEANLPDLKQNIIESILEKVGPQCRIYDIQLDRQSCCVYIRCASEKDAGIVHNEINGWWFDNRLVSIKFLRLQRYLVRFPNSTSIVPITIKNSK; this is encoded by the coding sequence ATGAATGATTTGTACTTTGATAACCTGAGTGACGTGGAATTACGTCAGGAATTACAGAAATATGGGTTTCCTAATATGCCGGTTACAGAGACTACGCGGAATTTACTGATTAAGAGACTTAAAAATCACGTATTGAATGGTTCTTCTGCGACCAAATCATCAAGAAGTAACAGACGAAGTTTGCAGTCGTCAACAAATAGCTCCAGAAAACAGACATCTTCACCAGGAAGGCGAACAAATGCCTCTCCTTCTAGACGCCAGACAATTGCTGCCACAGTTTCTGCAGCAACATATACAAAcaataatgtcaacaaaaatattcaagaaCACCCAACAGTTGCCGTCTCCAGCAACAGCAATAGAGACTACTATCTGTCCAATGAGGGAAGGTCGTACTTGAATAGGGACTATGACAGTTATTCCAACAATCGGCCATTGTCTTCTCATCTAACAGTGGAAGATACTAGTTACTCGAATTCTCCATCAAACTCGAAATATGCTAGTAAACTTAGCCCAAAAACATCACCAAAAATATATGTCCCACCTCCGATTATGTCTAGCGATATGCCGCATTTTAATGCCTCACGAGTTGATACTACCACACGTATTTCACGTGAACCAGAGAGGACACCTATGAGGAATGGCAAGGAAATGCCGGGTGTTGTAAGCCGCTTACTTAAACTTCGTAATATTACAATTGGCAGATCCCACACTAATACACCATATACTCCGTCTACAACAAACCATTTTTATCTATCTGATTCTGATTCGGACAGCGGAAGTCCCACACGTTACTCTTCATCCTTTAATAGAAGACCAAATCGTACATTTAGCGATAATCTATGGAATCGTctcaatattaaaaacaaattcaagcAATCATCAGTGCCATATCTACTCATAACCTGCTTAGGACTATTCTTCCTAGTCTTGGCTGTATTGTATATGACCAAACCACCCGATATGCCCAGTACTATGTTAGAGAAGAGCACGACATTTACCTTGTGCGAAGATTTGTCGTCGGTAGCTAAACCTTCTATCAACTGTATCGACAACGAGTTGTTGGGGCCTTCACTTGCCTTGAACAAGGAACTCATACAGCTTTTGCAGACGAATATCGAAGCCCATTACTGTAGAGAACATTCAGTTAGTCCTGAAGTGACTGGTACTGAATTTATGAAATACCTGTATAAGAAACGTACCACGGATGCCCATAAATTGTTAAAGAGTTTTCACGCTGCTCTTTACCTGATCGAACATAATCCGCAGTGGAAAATTCAAATACTCAGTAGACGTAGCGAAGGTCCCCAACAACTTCCCGATATTTATAAACAAGATATACAATTTGGCCTGCTTAAACCGTATTTGCCCTTAAAGTgcatattgtttaataaaatgcaacgctttttcttaataattggTAGTGTATTCTTGGTTGCGCTTTTGGTGGGTGCAGTGTTTGTAATGTGGCGCTTTTGGAATCAACGCAGACAATTCCGTTTGAAAACTGTGGAAAATTTCACcaaagaaattgtaaaagaatTAATACATCGTGCAACGCTTAAAGACGAAACTCAAGGCGAAATAATAGTCAATCACTTGAGAGACAAGTTAATACCATTAAATAAGCGGAAATCTTTGCTTTGGGCTTGGAATGAAGCTTTACAAAAGTTGGAAGCCAGCGACAGTCGCATACAATTTGGATGTATTCTACAGAATGGTGAAGAATTTCGAACTATGAAGTGGGTCGAATCAATATTGTCCACTTCAATGTCATCTGCATCCTCGTCGTCGCCCTCGACATCTGCATTACATCAGGATAATTCCGATCACCGTTTGAAGAAGAAACATTGGCAGAGTCCAGCTTTCGATAATGTCAATAAAATATCCGATCCTCCAACACCCTGTTTAAAAATACGCCATATGTTTGATGCGGCTGAGGCCAATTTGCccgatttaaaacaaaacataatcgAATCGATTCTGGAAAAAGTCGGACCACAATGTAGAATATATGACATTCAGTTAGATCGTCAAAGCTGTTGTGTTTATATACGTTGTGCAAGTGAAAAAGACGCTGGCATTGTTCACAACGAGATCAATGGCTGGTGGTTTGATAATCGTTTGGTATCCATAAAATTTTTACGCCTACAACGTTATTTAGTACGCTTTCCCAACTCGACCAGTATCGTTCCGATCACCATTAAAAACTCGAAATAG
- the LOC111678049 gene encoding 60S ribosomal protein L12, whose amino-acid sequence MPPKFDPTEVKLVYLRCVGGEVGATSSLAPKIGPLGLSPKKVGDDIAKATSDWKGLKITVCLTIQNRQATISVVPSAASLIIKALKEPPRDRKKQKNIKHSGNITFDDVLSIARTMRPRSMARTLSGTCKEILGTAQSVGCTVDGRPPHDIIDEINDGSFEVPSE is encoded by the exons ATGCCGCCAAAGTTTGATCCTACTGAAGTTAAATTAG tttacttGCGCTGTGTTGGCGGTGAGGTTGGTGCCACTTCTTCTTTGGCCCCTAAAATCGGTCCATTGGGTTTG TCTCCCAAAAAAGTTGGTGATGACATTGCCAAGGCCACCTCTGACTGGAAAGGTTTGAAAATCACTGTCTGCTTGACCATCCAAAACAGACAAGCCACCATCTCAGTTGTTCCCTCAGCTGCCTCTTTGATCATTAAGGCTTTAAAAGAACCCCCACGCGATAGAAAGAAGCAAAAGAACa TCAAACACTCTGGTAATATTACTTTTGATGATGTTCTCTCTATTGCCCGCACCATGAGACCCAGATCTATGGCTCGTACATTGTCTGGCACCTGCAAAGAAATCTTGGGTACTGCCCAAAGTGTAGGCTGCACCGTTGACGGTCGTCCCCCACATGATATCATTGACGAAATCAATGATGGCTCCTTTGAAGTTCCATCCGAATAA
- the LOC111678048 gene encoding protein-L-histidine N-pros-methyltransferase isoform X2 codes for MIFIWINTTLDCSFVPLEEPDDITLQWLEKAKDSSTNIWLHLWHAFARIALQLFMTQTDINGFLKRGSMFILSEQQFALLLKEGGFDSGRHERVRFVDIGAGDGEISAVLLKALKISNADVIVDPFATEASWTMRERLKKRNFSVLERLDEVNNVQLVSCLNVLDRCIDPIQLLEDIYNILAPNGRSIIALVLPYMHYVECNSSHMPIRPLMSHWPDKAKQYSFESEAAIFFRVLENIGFQVESWTKAPYLCEGDLRQSYYWLIDLVVVVSKKS; via the exons atgatttttatttggaTAAATACGACACTCGATTG CTCATTTGTGCCCTTAGAAGAACCCGATGATATTACTTTACAATGGTTGGAGAAAGCTAAAGATAGTTCTACTAACATATGGTTACACTTGTGGCATGCTTTTGCACGTATTGCTCTACAACTATTTATGACTCAAACGGATATTAATGGTTTTTTGAAAAGAGGttcaatgtttattttatcGGAACAACAATTTGCTCTACTGCTAAAGGAGGGTGGCTTCGATAGTGGACGACACGAAAGG GTACGATTTGTTGATATTGGAGCGGGTGATGGTGAAATATCGGCTGTTCTACTTAAAGCccttaaaatttcaaatgccGATGTAATAGTAGATCCTTTTGCTACAGAAGCTAGCTGGACAATGCGTGAACGCTTAAAGAAACGTAACTTTAGTGTGCTAGAGCGTTTAGATGAAGTAAACAATGTTCAACTGGTGTCATGTTTAAACGTTTTGGATCGCTGTATCGATCCCATACAACTTCTTGAAGACATATATAACATTTTAGCCCCGAATGGACGTTCTATTATAGCTTTAGTACTACCTTACATGCACTATGTGGAATGCAATTCCTCTCATATGCCTATACGTCCATTGATGTCACATTGGCCCGATAAAGCCAAACAATATTCCTTTGAATCGGAGGCTGCCATATTCTTTCgagttttagaaaatataggCTTTCAGGTGGAATCCTGGACAAAAGCTCCCTATCTATGCGAAGGTGACCTAAGACAATCTTATTATTGGTTAATCGATTTAGTAGTAGTGGTCTCAAAAAAGTCCTAG
- the LOC111678048 gene encoding protein-L-histidine N-pros-methyltransferase isoform X1, with protein MNIHPPRGTLARAIYAKFHNDFYLDKYDTRLWYSINTDHPFAYHSSFVPLEEPDDITLQWLEKAKDSSTNIWLHLWHAFARIALQLFMTQTDINGFLKRGSMFILSEQQFALLLKEGGFDSGRHERVRFVDIGAGDGEISAVLLKALKISNADVIVDPFATEASWTMRERLKKRNFSVLERLDEVNNVQLVSCLNVLDRCIDPIQLLEDIYNILAPNGRSIIALVLPYMHYVECNSSHMPIRPLMSHWPDKAKQYSFESEAAIFFRVLENIGFQVESWTKAPYLCEGDLRQSYYWLIDLVVVVSKKS; from the exons atgaatatccATCCGCCAAGGGGTACACTAGCCAGAGCTATATACGCAAAGTTtcacaatgatttttatttggaTAAATACGACACTCGATTG TGGTATAGTATTAACACAGACCATCCATTTGCTTATCATAGCTCATTTGTGCCCTTAGAAGAACCCGATGATATTACTTTACAATGGTTGGAGAAAGCTAAAGATAGTTCTACTAACATATGGTTACACTTGTGGCATGCTTTTGCACGTATTGCTCTACAACTATTTATGACTCAAACGGATATTAATGGTTTTTTGAAAAGAGGttcaatgtttattttatcGGAACAACAATTTGCTCTACTGCTAAAGGAGGGTGGCTTCGATAGTGGACGACACGAAAGG GTACGATTTGTTGATATTGGAGCGGGTGATGGTGAAATATCGGCTGTTCTACTTAAAGCccttaaaatttcaaatgccGATGTAATAGTAGATCCTTTTGCTACAGAAGCTAGCTGGACAATGCGTGAACGCTTAAAGAAACGTAACTTTAGTGTGCTAGAGCGTTTAGATGAAGTAAACAATGTTCAACTGGTGTCATGTTTAAACGTTTTGGATCGCTGTATCGATCCCATACAACTTCTTGAAGACATATATAACATTTTAGCCCCGAATGGACGTTCTATTATAGCTTTAGTACTACCTTACATGCACTATGTGGAATGCAATTCCTCTCATATGCCTATACGTCCATTGATGTCACATTGGCCCGATAAAGCCAAACAATATTCCTTTGAATCGGAGGCTGCCATATTCTTTCgagttttagaaaatataggCTTTCAGGTGGAATCCTGGACAAAAGCTCCCTATCTATGCGAAGGTGACCTAAGACAATCTTATTATTGGTTAATCGATTTAGTAGTAGTGGTCTCAAAAAAGTCCTAG
- the LOC111678047 gene encoding cleavage and polyadenylation specificity factor subunit 4: protein MDMILANVNNIYFKVEKDLTEQVGAISLPFFGMDKSVAAVCQFLNSKNGVECSKGVMCPFRHIRGDRTIVCKHWLRGLCKKGDQCEFLHEFDMKKMPECYFYSRFNACHNKECPFLHIDPESKIKDCPWYDRGFCRHGPHCRHRHVRRVLCMNYLAGFCPNGWNCKHMHPRFELPPSADLSKETFQKKIPTCHFCGEFGHKASVCKKNPESNADQIPTKPASNARYQNYCGPNNSGQPNNQHKDTQENLSNDAGNEENSETTSSTNTTNNSNGPPYPKVSKPLDEITCYKCGNKGHYANKCPKGHLAFLSNHRSHK, encoded by the exons atggatATGATATTAgcaaatgttaataatatataCTTTAAAGTAGAAAAAGATCTAACAGAACAAGTGGGTGCCATATCATTGCCATTTTTTGGCATGGACA AGTCGGTGGCAGCAGTTTGTCAATTTCTAAACTCTAAAAATGGAGTGGAATGTAGCAAAGGAGTGATGTGTCCATTTCGACATATACGGGGAGATCGAACTATAGTCTGTAAACATTGGTTGCGTGGCCTATGCAAGAAAGGAGACCAATGTGAATTTTTGCATGAATTTGATATGAAAAAGATGCCCGAGTGTTATTTCTACTCTCGTTTTAATGCATGTCATAACAAGGAATGTCCCTTTTTGCATATCGACCCTGAAAGTAAAATTAAGGACTGTCCCTGGTACGACCGGGGATTTTGTCGCCATGGGCCCCACTGTCGTCATCGTCACGTAAGAAGAGTTTTGTGCATGAATTATTTGGCCGGCTTCTGTCCAAACGGTTGGAACTGTAAACATATGCACCCACGGTTTGAACTACCACCAAGTGCTGATCTTAGCAAGGAAACGTTCCAGAAGAAAATACCTACATGTCATTTTTGTGGAGAATTTGGACATAAGGCGTCAGTTTGTAAAAAGAATCCCGAAAGTAATGCAGACCAAATACCAACGAAGCCAGCATCTAATGCTCGTTATCAGAATTATTGTGGTCCGAATAATTCGGGTCAACCTAATAATCAACATAAAGATACCCAAGAAAATCTTAGCAATGATGCTGGAAATGAAGAAAATTCCGAGACAACATCAAGTACTAATACTACTAATAATAGCAATGGGCCACCATATCCTAAGGTATCTAAGCCATTAGATGAAATCACCTGTTACAAATGCGGTAACAAGGGTCATTATGCTAATAAATGTCCTAAAGGCCACTTAGCTTTTCTTTCTAATCATCGTAGCCACAAATGA
- the LOC111678046 gene encoding transcriptional coactivator yorkie isoform X2: protein MSLSKSSASDDASKCSVKTDDSTSAASKSSNNLVVHNYQNSDENLQILFDSVLNPSESKRPLQVPLRMRKLPNSFFTPPAASPKSPTVSHSRANSVDSAYDCGSQPNINQTSVATSLSDLQTAAAAAAAQASVQQQPATTINAQQPPPPPAAAGGTQADQPRLQICHSRAHSSPASLQQTYNIHGGNIGDDSTAASFLQQQQNAAGEVSNGGGGGGNSGPGFPGTLLSYNAAAAAAAAAAAAGINSNNILALGGTGGGAPYHMKQRSYDVISPIQLQNELGPLPPGWEQAKTNDGQIYYLNHTTKTTQWEDPRIQFKQQQALNAAANARLNNKTATAAGVLNGDLGPLPEGWEQALTETGEVYFINHIDRTTSWNDPRIPLLFQKEIKAKTEMSWVNATEIDKDTDIFKQKAGQSLNKHNVSLHMDPFLSGDNHARQESSDSGLSLSSNSFAVNPDFITHMDTSMDCISENGSIIDNLDTTLQLNDNICMLNDVLNSPSNKPDNLEWYKLN, encoded by the exons ATGTCGTTGAGTAAGTCCAGCGCGAGTGACGACGCGAGCAAATGCAGCGTTAAGACGGATGACTCGACGTCGGCTGCGTCGAAATCGTCGAATAATTTGGTGGTTCATAATTATCAGAATTCGgatgaaaatttacaaattttattcgaCAGTGTTTTAAATCCGAGTGAATCGAAACGTCCATTGCAAGTGCCTTTACGTATGCGGAAGTTGCCAAACTCATTTTTTACGCCGCCAGCTGCCAGTCCCAAATCACCGACAGTATCACATTCTCGAGCCAATAGTGTGGACTCGGCGTACGATTGTGGTTCTCAGCCAAATATTAATCAAACATCAGTAGCAACGTCGCTATCAGACTTACAGACTGCCGCCGCTGCAGCAGCAGCGCAGGCGTCAGTACAACAGCAGCCCGCAACGACAATTAATGCTCAACAACCGCCACCACCACCAGCAGCCGCCGGCGGCACTCAGGCCGACCAACCACGTTTACAAATCTGTCACTCTCGTGCCCATAGTAGTCCTGCGTCACTGCAGCAAACATATAATATACATGGTGGCAACATAGGCGACGACTCGACTGCTGCCTCCTTtctgcaacagcaacaaaacgcTGCTGGCGAAGTTTCGAACGGTGGAGGTGGTGGTGGCAATTCTGGTCCAGGATTTCCCGGTACATTGTTGAGTTACAATGCTGCcgcagcagctgctgctgctgccgctGCTGCTGGGATAAATAGCAATAATATATTAGCTTTGGGTGGTACTGGCGGCGGAGCCCCATATCATATGAAACAACGTTCATACGATGTTATCAGTCCAATTCAGTTGCAAAATGAATTAGGTCCTCTTCCTCCTGGTTGGGAGCAAGCCAAGACCAACGATGGCCAGATATACTATTTAAA tcACACAACAAAAACCACACAATGGGAAGACCCTAGAATACAATTTAAACAACAGCAAGCATTAAATGCAGCTG caaatgctagattaaacaataaaacagcGACTGCTGCAGGTGTATTAAATGGCGATTTGGGCCCATTACCAGAGGGATGGGAACAAGCCCTAACAGAAACTGGTGAAGTTTATTTCATAAACCATATTGATCGTACAACGTCATGGAATGATCCACGAATTC cacttttatttcaaaaagaaataaaagccAAAACCGAAATGAGTTGGGTAAATGCAACTGAAATTGACAAAGATACAGACATATTTAAGCAAAAAGCAGGACAG TCTCTAAACAAACACAATGTTAGCTTACATATGGATCCGTTTCTTTCTGGTGATAACCACGCTCGACAAGAATCGAGTGACAGTGGCTTAAGTTTATCATCAAATTCATTTGCAGTCAATCCAGATTTTATAACCCATATGGATACTAGTATGGACTGTATAAGTG aaaacgGCAGCATTATAGATAATTTGGACACAACATTACAGCTAAATGATAACATTTGCATGTTAAACGATGTGCTCAATTCGCCTTCGAATAAGCCAGATAATTTGGAAtggtataaattaaattaa
- the LOC111678046 gene encoding transcriptional coactivator yorkie isoform X1, with product MSLSKSSASDDASKCSVKTDDSTSAASKSSNNLVVHNYQNSDENLQILFDSVLNPSESKRPLQVPLRMRKLPNSFFTPPAASPKSPTVSHSRANSVDSAYDCGSQPNINQTSVATSLSDLQTAAAAAAAQASVQQQPATTINAQQPPPPPAAAGGTQADQPRLQICHSRAHSSPASLQQTYNIHGGNIGDDSTAASFLQQQQNAAGEVSNGGGGGGNSGPGFPGTLLSYNAAAAAAAAAAAAGINSNNILALGGTGGGAPYHMKQRSYDVISPIQLQNELGPLPPGWEQAKTNDGQIYYLNHTTKTTQWEDPRIQFKQQQALNAAANARLNNKTATAAGVLNGDLGPLPEGWEQALTETGEVYFINHIDRTTSWNDPRIPLLFQKEIKAKTEMSWVNATEIDKDTDIFKQKAGQKSLNKHNVSLHMDPFLSGDNHARQESSDSGLSLSSNSFAVNPDFITHMDTSMDCISENGSIIDNLDTTLQLNDNICMLNDVLNSPSNKPDNLEWYKLN from the exons ATGTCGTTGAGTAAGTCCAGCGCGAGTGACGACGCGAGCAAATGCAGCGTTAAGACGGATGACTCGACGTCGGCTGCGTCGAAATCGTCGAATAATTTGGTGGTTCATAATTATCAGAATTCGgatgaaaatttacaaattttattcgaCAGTGTTTTAAATCCGAGTGAATCGAAACGTCCATTGCAAGTGCCTTTACGTATGCGGAAGTTGCCAAACTCATTTTTTACGCCGCCAGCTGCCAGTCCCAAATCACCGACAGTATCACATTCTCGAGCCAATAGTGTGGACTCGGCGTACGATTGTGGTTCTCAGCCAAATATTAATCAAACATCAGTAGCAACGTCGCTATCAGACTTACAGACTGCCGCCGCTGCAGCAGCAGCGCAGGCGTCAGTACAACAGCAGCCCGCAACGACAATTAATGCTCAACAACCGCCACCACCACCAGCAGCCGCCGGCGGCACTCAGGCCGACCAACCACGTTTACAAATCTGTCACTCTCGTGCCCATAGTAGTCCTGCGTCACTGCAGCAAACATATAATATACATGGTGGCAACATAGGCGACGACTCGACTGCTGCCTCCTTtctgcaacagcaacaaaacgcTGCTGGCGAAGTTTCGAACGGTGGAGGTGGTGGTGGCAATTCTGGTCCAGGATTTCCCGGTACATTGTTGAGTTACAATGCTGCcgcagcagctgctgctgctgccgctGCTGCTGGGATAAATAGCAATAATATATTAGCTTTGGGTGGTACTGGCGGCGGAGCCCCATATCATATGAAACAACGTTCATACGATGTTATCAGTCCAATTCAGTTGCAAAATGAATTAGGTCCTCTTCCTCCTGGTTGGGAGCAAGCCAAGACCAACGATGGCCAGATATACTATTTAAA tcACACAACAAAAACCACACAATGGGAAGACCCTAGAATACAATTTAAACAACAGCAAGCATTAAATGCAGCTG caaatgctagattaaacaataaaacagcGACTGCTGCAGGTGTATTAAATGGCGATTTGGGCCCATTACCAGAGGGATGGGAACAAGCCCTAACAGAAACTGGTGAAGTTTATTTCATAAACCATATTGATCGTACAACGTCATGGAATGATCCACGAATTC cacttttatttcaaaaagaaataaaagccAAAACCGAAATGAGTTGGGTAAATGCAACTGAAATTGACAAAGATACAGACATATTTAAGCAAAAAGCAGGACAG AAGTCTCTAAACAAACACAATGTTAGCTTACATATGGATCCGTTTCTTTCTGGTGATAACCACGCTCGACAAGAATCGAGTGACAGTGGCTTAAGTTTATCATCAAATTCATTTGCAGTCAATCCAGATTTTATAACCCATATGGATACTAGTATGGACTGTATAAGTG aaaacgGCAGCATTATAGATAATTTGGACACAACATTACAGCTAAATGATAACATTTGCATGTTAAACGATGTGCTCAATTCGCCTTCGAATAAGCCAGATAATTTGGAAtggtataaattaaattaa